In Haemorhous mexicanus isolate bHaeMex1 chromosome 6, bHaeMex1.pri, whole genome shotgun sequence, a single window of DNA contains:
- the SIX6 gene encoding homeobox protein SIX6 yields the protein MFQLPILNFSPQQVAGVCETLEESGDIERLGRFLWSLPVAPAACEALNKNESVLRARAIVAFHTGNYRELYHILENHKFTKESHAKLQALWLEAHYQEAEKLRGRPLGPVDKYRVRKKFPLPRTIWDGEQKTHCFKERTRHLLREWYLQDPYPNPSKKRELAQATGLTPTQVGNWFKNRRQRDRAAAAKNRLQQQVLTQGSVRSLQAEEESGGEAVGAASSPAASLSSKAATSAISITSSDSECDI from the exons ATGTTCCAGCTGCCCATCCTCAATTTCAGCCCGCAGCAGGTGGCCGGGGTATGCGAGACCCTGGAGGAGAGCGGGGACATCGAGCGCCTGGGGCGCTTCCTCTGGTCCCTGCCCGTGGCCCCCGCGGCCTGCGAGGCGCTCAACAAGAACGAGTCGGTGCTGAGAGCCCGGGCCATAGTGGCCTTCCACACGGGGAACTACCGGGAGCTCTACCACATCCTGGAGAACCACAAGTTCACCAAGGAGTCCCACGCCAAACTGCAAGCCCTCTGGCTGGAAGCGCACTACCAGGAGGCGGAGAAGCTGCGGGGCCGACCCCTGGGGCCGGTGGACAAGTACCGGGTGAGGAAGAAGTTCCCGCTGCCGCGCACCATCTGGGACGGCGAGCAGAAGACACATTGCTTCAAGGAGAGGACGAGGCATTTGCTGCGGGAGTGGTACCTGCAGGACCCTTACCCCAACCCCAGCAAAAAGCGGGAACTGGCTCAGGCCACGGGACTTACCCCCACGCAAGTGGGCAACTGGTTCAAAAACCGCAGGCAAAGGGACAGGGCAGCAGCCGCTAAGAACAG GCTACAGCAGCAGGTCCTAACGCAGGGCTCGGTGCGCTCGCTGCAAGCGGAGGAGGAGAGCGGCGGGGAGGCCGTGGGGGCCGCCTCCAGCCCCgcagccagcctctccagcaAAGCGGCCACCTCCGCCATCTCCATCACATCCAGCGACAGTGAATGTGACATCTGA